One Anopheles marshallii chromosome 3, idAnoMarsDA_429_01, whole genome shotgun sequence genomic region harbors:
- the LOC128713310 gene encoding protein Asterix: MTLLINPRRPEKVHRYKPVDSANQGAGVGDDLMPDYMNILGMIFSMCGLMMKLKWCAWLALYCSCISFANSRISDDAKQVLSSFMLSVSAVVMSYLQNPTPMTPPWQAV; the protein is encoded by the exons ATGACGCTACTCATTAATCCACGTCGCCCCGAGAAGGTGCATCGCTACAAACCCGTCGACTCGGCCAACCAAGGTGCTGGAGTAGGGGATGATTTGATGCCAGATTACATGAATATCCTAG GAATGATATTCTCAATGTGTGGGTTGATGATGAAACTGAAATGGTGCGCCTGGTTGGCGCTGTACTGTTCCTGTATTAGCTTTGCTAACTCCCGGATTTCAGACGATGCCAAACAGGTGCTGTCCTCGTTTATGCTCAGCGTAAGCGCAGTAGTGATGTCGTACCTCCAGAACCCCACACCGATGACACCGCCCTGGCAAGCGGTGTAG
- the LOC128711764 gene encoding ubiquitin thioesterase OTU1 encodes MGFSLKLKTKSGQQHIVSKLADTTTVGDLKTRITELTNIPGDSLHVVLGFPPFKPLDFSNEASQVLASGISNGDTLIVEEKSLTEEERKQLEAAKRLEQDEKLAKELAAQGSESSGILLKKVVPSDNSCLFTSIGYVITGKVDPESSQYMRQIIASTVNADKHEYNEGILGRPNDEYCAWILQPESWGGAIEVSILSAYYGMEFDVVDITNAIINRFGEDKNYGMRAFLLFDGIHYDPLYLESTTGDAPKTIFPIEDQSVYLQAEQIAKEAKSARQYTDVNKFTLKCIDCDCFLKGQIEAQQHAQKTGHINFGEV; translated from the exons ATGGGTTTTTCATTGAAGCTCAAAACCAAATCAGGCCAGCAGCATATTGTGAGCAAGCTGGCAGATACGACGACCGTCGGTGACCTTAAGACGCGTATCACCGAGCTCACCAACATTCCGGGCGATTCACTGCACGTGGTACTTGGCTTTCCGCCGTTTAAACCGTTGGACTTTTCCAACGAAGCCAGCCAGGTGCTGGCGTCGGGCATTAGCAACGGTGATACACTAATCGTGGAAGAAAAGTCACTGACGGAGGAAGAACGCAAGCAATTGGAAGCAGCGAAACGGTTGGAGCAAGACGAGAAGCTAGCAAAGGAACTAGCTGCCCAGGGCAGTGAAAGTAGCGGCATTCTACTGAAGAAGGTTGTTCCTTCCGACAATTCATGCCTATTCACAAGCATAG GGTACGTTATCACGGGAAAGGTTGACCCGGAAAGCAGTCAATACATGAGACAGATAATCGCGAGTACGGTGAATGCCGATAAGCACGAGTACAACGAAGGCATCCTCGGTCGCCCAAACGATGAGTACTGTGCCTGGATACTGCAGCCCGAATCGTGGGGTGGAGCGATTGAAGTATCCATCCTGTCCGCCTACTATGGTATGGAGTTTGACGTGGTCGACATCACTAATGCCATCATAAATCGGTTCGGTGAGGACAAGAACTATGGCATGCGTGCATTCCTGCTGTTCGATGGCATTCACTACGATCCTTTGTACCTGGAATCAACGACT GGAGATGCACCAAAGACAATTTTCCCCATCGAGGACCAGTCAGTGTACCTACAAGCGGAGCAAATAGCCAAGGAAGCCAAGTCGGCACGCCAGTACACGGATGTGAACAAGTTCACTCTCAAGTGCATAGACTGCGACTGCTTCCTAAAAGGTCAGATTGAAGCGCAACAGCACGCGCAAAAGACGGGCCACATCAACTTTGGCGAAGTTTAA
- the LOC128711893 gene encoding general transcription factor IIF subunit 2: MAKEGEAIRVDKELDLSNAGRGVWLVKVPKYIANKWEKAPGNIEVGKLKISKQVGQKAQVSLTLSDAVINIDPAEEIPRDHRLDVSVVTKQTLGVFSHATTTTRDDPVPECEKQYMEGRIVQKLECRPYADNCYMKMKLESIRKASQPARQVKSLEKIVHNYKPVSDHKHNIEDRERKKAEGKKSRDDKNAVLDMLFHAFEKHQYYNIKDLVRITRQPISYLKEILKEVCDYNMKNPHKNMWELKKEYRHYKEDDKKDDDATKDTMSDSDSD, translated from the coding sequence ATGGCCAAAGAAGGAGAAGCGATACGCGTTGATAAGGAGCTCGACCTGTCGAACGCGGGTCGTGGTGTGTGGCTCGTCAAGGTACCGAAGTACATTGCCAACAAGTGGGAAAAGGCACCGGGTAATATCGAAGTAGGGAAGCtgaaaatttccaaacaagtCGGCCAGAAGGCACAGGTATCGCTCACACTTTCGGATGCGGTCATAAACATAGACCCGGCGGAGGAGATTCCCCGTGACCACCGGCTAGATGTGTCGGTCGTAACCAAACAAACGTTGGGAGTGTTCTCCCATGCCACCACGACCACCCGGGACGATCCGGTGCCCGAGTGCGAGAAGCAGTACATGGAGGGCCGTATCGTTCAGAAGCTGGAATGTCGTCCGTATGCCGATAACTGCTACATGAAGATGAAGCTCGAATCGATCCGGAAAGCTTCCCAACCGGCCCGGCAAGTGAAATCCCTCGAAAAGATCGTGCACAACTACAAACCGGTCTCGGACCACAAGCACAACATCGAGGACCGGGAACGTAAGAAGGCCGAGGGTAAGAAGAGCCGGGACGATAAGAATGCGGTACTGGATATGTTGTTCCACGCCTTCGAGAAGCATCAGTATTACAATATCAAGGATCTGGTGAGGATCACGAGGCAACCGATCAGCTACCTGAAGGAAATCCTCAAGGAGGTGTGCGACTACAATATGAAAAACCCGCACAAGAACATGTGGGAACTGAAGAAAGAGTATCGGCACTACAAAGAGGACGACAAGAAGGACGACGATGCGACGAAGGATACGATGTCGGATAGTGACAGTGACTGA
- the LOC128712921 gene encoding uncharacterized protein LOC128712921, whose protein sequence is MDTPENLNVLAPKKRETLQSFRQRALIKDDDVIAGLAECPYEQQDTNFSRESSVSRSQSTCEQGDLIDADDSISDDLDLTDDMEERSDTPVPDTGMHNASNESSGTPLNPMPPSRRSSVPPIDGLSQHESARKPYDRTNSNGNGLCTIGLIAAIVIVVIASISRQCQPYSSGNVTPIKQPSSTCEAIFKLEERYTTIDENLWDLLNVVVHRATTHDKKPQPGTILFLHYGPTVILDGFIHSVSNITASCFGGSEPITLVGKYFKQPDFQEDYGVIVSQQKEALLKHGVMVVRNFEDVPALAAQAFHTICDTEEPLVHRAVIYLTLDMLKASNVSKPPSEQSATAEAEKLLRELWKDSMGPAFLEPLITRLTENVYRIV, encoded by the exons ATGGATACTccggaaaat ttgaatgttttagcACCGAAAAAACGTGAAACGCTGCAGAGCTTTCGGCAGCGTGCTCTTATAAAGGATGATGATGTTATAGCAGGCCTAGCTGAGTG cCCATACGAACAACAGGATACCAACTTTAGCCGTGAAAGCAGCGTAAGTCGTTCACAGTCTACGTGTGAGCAGGGGGATTTGATCGATGCGGATGATTCCATTTCCGATGATTTAGACCTCACTGACGATATGGAGGAAAGAAGTGATACGCCTGTGCCAGATACAGGCATGCATAATGCATCGAACGAATCAAGCGGAACTCCTTTGAATCCGATGCCACCTTCCAGACGATCTTCGGTTCCTCCGATTGATGGTTTGAGCCAACACGAATCAGCGAGAAAACCATACGATCGAACAAACAGCAACGGCAATGGTCTTTGCACCATCGGATTAATCGCCGCTATTGTGATTGTAGTTATAGCTTCTATATCACGACAATGTCAACCTTATAGCAGCGGAAATGTTACGCCTATTAAGCAACCATCTTCAACTTGTGAAGCAATTTTTAAACTAGAAGAGCGGTACACAACGATCGATGAAAATCTCTGGGATTTGTTGAATGTAGTTGTGCATCGGGCAACTACGCATGATAAAAAGCCTCAACCTGGAACGATTTTATTCCTCCACTATGGACCCACGGTCATACTGGATGGTTTCATCCACAGCGTATCTAACATAACGGCCAGTTGCTTTGGAGGATCGGAACCAATCACGCTGGTCGGTAAATACTTCAAGCAGCCTGACTTCCAAGAAGACTACGGTGTGATTGTTTCCCAGCAAAAAGAGGCATTACTCAAGCATGGAGTGATGGTGGTACGAAATTTTGAAGACGTTCCGGCATTGGCTGCCCAGGCATTTCATACGATTTGCGACACCGAGGAACCGTTAGTGCATAGAGCAGTTATTTATCTCACGTTGGATATGCTCAAAGCGTCCAATGTGTCGAAACCACCTAGTGAGCAAAGTGCTACAGCAGAAGCAGAAAAACTGCTACGTGAATTATGGAAGGATTCTATGGGTCCCGCATTTCTTGAACCCTTGATCACTCGACTGACGGAGAATGTGTACCGTATTGTTTGA